A region from the Streptomyces sp. 3214.6 genome encodes:
- a CDS encoding 4-hydroxy-3-methylbut-2-enyl diphosphate reductase, giving the protein MGRMTASPGRRRVLLAAPRGYCAGVDRAVIAVEKALEQYGAPVYVRHEIVHNKYVVQTLENKGAIFVERTEEVPPGNIVMFSAHGVAPVVHEEAARGRLATIDATCPLVTKVHKEAVRFASEDYDILLIGHEGHEEVIGTSGEAPDHIQLVDGPEDVAKVEVRDPSKIVWLSQTTLSVDETMETVDALKEKFPQLVSPPSDDICYATQNRQLAVKQMGAEAELVIVVGSRNSSNSKRLVEVAKLAGSRAAYLVDFASEIDEAWLEGVTTVGVTSGASVPEVLVEEVLAWLTERGYGDVELVKAAEEHITFSLPKELRRDLREEAAALVAERGGSGAEGSPGPVAE; this is encoded by the coding sequence ATGGGACGCATGACTGCTTCGCCTGGCCGCCGCCGTGTCCTGCTCGCCGCTCCCCGGGGCTACTGCGCGGGCGTCGACCGTGCCGTGATCGCCGTCGAGAAGGCCCTGGAGCAGTACGGGGCCCCGGTCTACGTCCGCCACGAGATCGTCCACAACAAGTACGTCGTGCAGACCCTGGAGAACAAGGGCGCCATCTTCGTCGAGCGGACCGAGGAGGTCCCGCCGGGCAACATCGTCATGTTTTCCGCGCACGGCGTCGCCCCCGTCGTCCACGAAGAGGCAGCGCGCGGGCGCCTCGCCACCATCGACGCGACCTGCCCGCTCGTCACCAAGGTCCACAAGGAAGCCGTCCGCTTCGCCAGTGAGGACTACGACATCCTCCTGATCGGGCACGAGGGCCACGAGGAGGTCATCGGCACCTCCGGCGAGGCCCCCGACCACATCCAGCTCGTCGACGGCCCCGAGGACGTCGCCAAGGTAGAGGTCCGCGACCCGTCGAAGATCGTGTGGCTCTCCCAGACCACCCTCTCCGTCGACGAGACCATGGAGACCGTCGACGCCCTGAAGGAGAAGTTCCCGCAGCTCGTCTCGCCGCCCAGCGACGACATCTGCTACGCCACGCAGAATCGTCAGCTCGCGGTGAAGCAGATGGGCGCGGAGGCCGAGCTGGTCATCGTGGTCGGCTCGCGCAACTCCTCCAACTCCAAGCGGCTCGTCGAGGTCGCCAAGCTCGCCGGCTCCCGCGCCGCCTACCTCGTGGACTTCGCGAGCGAGATCGACGAGGCCTGGCTGGAGGGTGTGACGACGGTGGGCGTCACCTCCGGCGCCTCCGTCCCCGAGGTCCTCGTCGAGGAGGTCCTGGCCTGGCTCACCGAGCGGGGGTACGGCGACGTCGAGCTGGTCAAGGCGGCCGAGGAGCACATCACGTTCTCGCTGCCCAAGGAGCTCCGCAGGGACCTGCGTGAGGAGGCGGCGGCGCTGGTCGCGGAGCGCGGCGGCAGCGGTGCCGAGGGCTCCCCGGGACCCGTGGCCGAGTGA
- the xseA gene encoding exodeoxyribonuclease VII large subunit, producing MAVNTSADAPLPVGEVSRLIGSWIERLGAVWVEGQITQLSRRPGAGVVFLTLRDPAHDISVSVTCYRQVFDAVAGVVGEGARVVVHAKPEWYAPRGQLSLRAVEIRPVGVGELLARLEQLKKSLAAEGLFAPARKKPLPFLPQLVGLVCGRASAAERDVLENARHRWPAVRFEVRNVAVQGVHAVTQVVQAVKELDALDDVDVIIVARGGGSVEDLLPFSDEQLVRAVAACRTPVVSAIGHEPDNPLLDHVADLRASTPTDAAKKVVPDVGEELERVRMLRGRARRCAEALVEREERGLAQTLARPVIQDPHRMVDERADQVASLVDRTRRTLGHLLDRADSELTHTHARVVALSPAATLRRGYAVLQKADGHVVRDPGEVAAAEVLRARVAEGEFTVSRVDGQ from the coding sequence ATGGCTGTGAACACGTCCGCGGACGCCCCGCTGCCCGTCGGCGAGGTGTCGCGGCTCATCGGGAGCTGGATCGAGCGGCTCGGCGCGGTGTGGGTCGAGGGGCAGATCACCCAGCTGTCACGGCGCCCGGGTGCCGGCGTCGTGTTTTTGACGCTGCGGGATCCGGCGCACGACATCTCCGTGAGCGTGACCTGCTACCGGCAGGTCTTCGACGCGGTCGCGGGCGTCGTCGGCGAGGGCGCCCGGGTCGTCGTCCACGCGAAGCCTGAGTGGTACGCGCCGCGGGGGCAGTTGTCGCTGCGGGCCGTGGAGATACGGCCGGTGGGGGTCGGGGAGCTGCTGGCGCGGCTGGAGCAGTTGAAGAAGTCGCTGGCCGCGGAGGGCCTCTTCGCCCCGGCGCGGAAGAAGCCGCTGCCCTTCCTGCCGCAGCTCGTCGGGCTGGTGTGCGGGCGGGCCTCCGCCGCCGAGCGGGACGTCCTGGAGAACGCCCGGCACCGCTGGCCCGCCGTCCGCTTCGAGGTGCGCAACGTCGCCGTCCAGGGTGTGCACGCGGTGACACAGGTCGTCCAGGCCGTCAAGGAGCTCGACGCGCTCGACGACGTGGACGTGATCATCGTGGCGCGCGGGGGCGGCAGCGTCGAGGACCTGCTGCCCTTCTCGGACGAGCAGCTGGTGCGGGCGGTCGCGGCCTGCCGCACGCCGGTCGTCTCGGCGATCGGGCACGAGCCGGACAACCCGCTCCTCGACCATGTGGCCGACCTGCGCGCCTCGACGCCGACCGACGCCGCGAAGAAGGTCGTACCGGACGTCGGTGAGGAGCTGGAGCGGGTGCGGATGCTGCGCGGGCGGGCGCGGCGGTGCGCGGAGGCGTTGGTGGAGCGGGAGGAGCGCGGGTTGGCGCAGACGCTCGCGCGGCCCGTCATACAGGATCCGCACCGGATGGTCGACGAGCGGGCCGACCAGGTCGCCTCGCTCGTGGACCGCACCCGGCGCACGCTCGGCCACCTCCTGGACCGTGCCGACTCCGAGCTGACGCACACCCACGCGCGCGTGGTGGCCCTGTCGCCGGCCGCGACGCTGCGGCGGGGGTACGCGGTGCTGCAGAAGGCGGACGGGCACGTGGTCCGGGATCCGGGCGAGGTGGCGGCGGCCGAGGTGCTCCGCGCGCGGGTCGCCGAGGGCGAGTTCACCGTGAGCCGGGTCGACGGCCAGTAA
- the ppgK gene encoding polyphosphate--glucose phosphotransferase, translating into MQIFGVDIGGSGIKGAPVDLDMGDLAQERLKVLTPHPATPDGVADGVKEVVEHFGWTGPVGLTFPGVVTGGSTIRTAANVDKSWIDTDARALFSERLGGLPVTVVNDADAAGVAEMAFGAGRDRSGTVILLTFGTGIGSALFADGVLVPNTELGHLELHGHDAEKRASSKAKEDGELTWEHWARRVTKYLAHVEMLFSPELFIIGGGVSRKSEKFLHLIEGIEAEIVPAQLQNNAGIVGAAMRAAKGN; encoded by the coding sequence ATGCAGATCTTCGGCGTGGACATCGGCGGATCCGGGATCAAGGGCGCCCCTGTGGACCTGGACATGGGCGACCTGGCTCAGGAGCGCCTGAAAGTGCTCACCCCGCATCCGGCGACGCCCGACGGCGTGGCCGACGGGGTCAAGGAGGTCGTGGAGCACTTCGGCTGGACCGGCCCCGTGGGTCTGACGTTCCCCGGGGTGGTCACCGGCGGCTCCACGATCCGTACGGCGGCCAACGTCGACAAGAGCTGGATCGACACGGACGCGCGCGCGTTGTTCAGCGAGCGGCTGGGCGGGCTGCCGGTGACGGTGGTCAACGACGCGGACGCGGCGGGGGTCGCCGAAATGGCGTTCGGCGCGGGCCGTGACCGCAGCGGCACGGTGATCCTGCTGACGTTCGGCACGGGCATCGGCAGTGCCCTCTTCGCCGACGGCGTCCTCGTCCCCAACACCGAGCTCGGCCACCTGGAGCTGCACGGGCACGACGCCGAGAAGCGCGCCTCCAGCAAGGCCAAGGAGGACGGCGAGCTGACCTGGGAGCACTGGGCCCGCCGCGTCACGAAGTACCTCGCCCACGTCGAGATGCTCTTCTCGCCCGAGCTGTTCATCATCGGCGGCGGCGTCAGCCGCAAGTCGGAGAAGTTCCTGCACCTCATCGAGGGCATCGAGGCGGAGATCGTCCCGGCGCAGCTGCAGAACAACGCGGGAATCGTCGGAGCGGCGATGCGGGCGGCGAAGGGCAACTGA
- a CDS encoding DUF4245 domain-containing protein — translation MAGSNGKQKTARDMILSLGLIMIAAWVIYLFIPHDDRAPDVKRVDYRVELLTARRAASYPVAAPEGLPDTWKATSVRFQGADFDAWHLGFHAPDGEYVTIEQSTQKRAQFIDEASQGSTATKVTEQIGGRAWTRYTGGRYDALVLQDTSGSTTVVAGTGSFEQLSTMAAALKLA, via the coding sequence GTGGCAGGTTCGAACGGTAAGCAGAAGACGGCCCGGGACATGATCCTTTCCCTGGGACTGATCATGATCGCGGCGTGGGTCATATACCTCTTCATTCCCCACGACGACCGCGCTCCCGACGTCAAGCGGGTCGACTACCGCGTCGAACTCCTCACGGCGCGTCGCGCGGCGTCGTACCCGGTGGCCGCGCCCGAGGGCCTGCCCGACACCTGGAAGGCGACCTCGGTGCGCTTCCAGGGCGCCGACTTCGACGCCTGGCACCTCGGTTTCCACGCCCCCGACGGGGAGTACGTGACGATCGAGCAGTCCACTCAGAAGCGCGCGCAGTTCATCGACGAGGCCAGCCAGGGCTCGACCGCGACCAAGGTCACCGAGCAGATCGGCGGCCGCGCCTGGACCCGCTACACCGGCGGCCGCTACGACGCGCTCGTCCTGCAGGACACCAGTGGCTCGACGACGGTCGTCGCGGGCACGGGGTCCTTCGAGCAGCTGTCGACGATGGCCGCGGCGCTGAAGCTGGCGTGA
- the glpX gene encoding class II fructose-bisphosphatase: protein MTEHHHLPSELDVPSEAPDRNLALELVRVTEAAAMAAGRWVGRGDKNGADGAAVRAMRTLVSTVSMNGVVVIGEGEKDEAPMLFNGERVGDGTGPEVDIAVDPIDGTTLTAKGMPNAIAVLAATERGAMFDPSAVFYMDKLVTGPEAAEFVDINAPVEVNIRRVAKAKRATPEDVTVVILDRPRHEGIIKEIRETGARIKLISDGDVAGSILALREGTGIDLLLGIGGTPEGIISACAVKCLGGVIQGKLWPKDDEERARAIDAGHDLDRVLTTEDLVTGENVFFVATGITDGELLRGVRYRSETATTDSIVMRSKSGTVRRIDSEHRLSKLRAYSAVDFDRAK, encoded by the coding sequence ATGACCGAGCATCATCACTTGCCGTCCGAACTGGACGTCCCCTCCGAGGCCCCCGACCGCAACCTCGCCCTGGAACTCGTCCGGGTGACCGAAGCCGCCGCCATGGCCGCGGGCCGCTGGGTGGGACGCGGCGACAAGAACGGCGCCGACGGCGCCGCGGTGCGCGCCATGCGGACCCTCGTCTCCACCGTGTCGATGAACGGCGTGGTCGTCATCGGCGAGGGCGAGAAGGACGAGGCCCCGATGCTCTTCAACGGCGAGCGGGTCGGTGACGGGACCGGGCCCGAGGTCGACATCGCGGTCGACCCCATCGACGGCACCACGCTGACGGCCAAGGGCATGCCGAACGCGATCGCCGTCCTCGCGGCCACCGAGCGCGGCGCGATGTTCGACCCGTCCGCCGTGTTCTACATGGACAAGCTCGTCACCGGCCCGGAGGCCGCCGAGTTCGTCGACATCAACGCGCCCGTCGAGGTCAACATCCGCCGGGTCGCCAAGGCCAAGCGGGCCACCCCGGAGGACGTCACCGTCGTCATCCTGGACCGGCCGCGGCACGAGGGCATCATCAAGGAGATCCGGGAGACCGGCGCGCGCATCAAGCTGATCTCCGACGGTGACGTCGCCGGCTCGATCCTGGCCCTGCGCGAGGGCACCGGCATCGACCTGCTGCTCGGCATCGGCGGCACCCCCGAGGGCATCATCTCAGCCTGCGCCGTCAAGTGCCTGGGCGGTGTCATCCAGGGCAAACTGTGGCCCAAGGACGACGAGGAGCGGGCGCGGGCGATCGACGCCGGGCACGACCTCGACCGCGTGCTGACCACCGAGGACCTGGTGACCGGGGAGAACGTGTTCTTCGTCGCCACCGGGATCACCGACGGGGAGCTGCTGCGCGGGGTTCGGTACCGGTCGGAGACCGCGACCACGGACTCGATCGTGATGCGGTCGAAGTCCGGGACGGTGCGACGGATCGACTCCGAGCACCGGCTGAGCAAGCTGCGCGCCTACAGCGCCGTGGACTTCGACCGGGCCAAGTGA
- a CDS encoding WhiB family transcriptional regulator: MLQPPHSSLQVAAVPARRVPARDRDQDAPWHTEAVCRRDEAGLFFAPSKEPTAARLSREEAAKRVCARCPVMVECREHALLQPEPYGVWGGLTAAERRVVLARRRRRDVELKKAARAADRIAQAG, from the coding sequence GTGCTGCAACCGCCGCATTCGTCCCTGCAGGTAGCCGCTGTCCCGGCCCGGCGGGTACCAGCGCGCGACAGGGACCAAGACGCTCCCTGGCATACCGAGGCGGTGTGCCGACGCGACGAGGCGGGCCTGTTCTTCGCCCCCTCCAAGGAGCCCACAGCCGCCCGGCTCTCCCGCGAGGAAGCAGCGAAGCGGGTCTGTGCGCGCTGCCCCGTCATGGTGGAGTGTCGCGAACACGCCCTCCTGCAACCCGAGCCCTACGGCGTCTGGGGCGGCCTCACCGCAGCCGAGCGCCGCGTGGTCCTCGCCCGACGACGCCGCCGCGACGTGGAACTGAAGAAGGCGGCCCGAGCGGCGGACCGCATAGCGCAGGCGGGCTAA
- a CDS encoding malonic semialdehyde reductase has translation MSLVLDAAAQDLLFREARTANTFTDEPVTDEQVQAIYDLVKYGPTAFNQSPLRITLVRSAEARERLVKHMAEGNQPKTATAPLVAILSADNEFHEELPALLPHFPQAKDLFFSERPAREGAASLNAALQVAYFIIGVRAAGLAAGPMTGVDFAGVQKEFLDDDHTPLVVVNIGKPGEDAWFPRSPRLAYDEVVTTV, from the coding sequence ATGTCTCTCGTTCTTGACGCCGCCGCCCAGGACCTGCTGTTCCGCGAGGCCCGCACCGCGAACACCTTCACCGACGAGCCGGTGACCGACGAGCAGGTCCAGGCGATCTACGACCTCGTCAAGTACGGCCCGACGGCGTTCAACCAGAGCCCGCTGCGCATCACCCTGGTCCGCTCCGCCGAGGCCCGCGAGCGCCTGGTGAAGCACATGGCCGAGGGCAACCAGCCCAAGACCGCCACCGCCCCGCTGGTCGCGATCCTCTCCGCGGACAACGAGTTCCACGAGGAGCTGCCGGCCCTGCTCCCGCACTTCCCGCAGGCCAAGGACCTCTTCTTCAGCGAGCGCCCGGCCCGTGAGGGCGCCGCCTCGCTGAACGCCGCGCTGCAGGTCGCCTACTTCATCATCGGCGTCCGCGCCGCCGGTCTCGCCGCCGGCCCGATGACCGGCGTGGACTTCGCGGGCGTCCAGAAGGAGTTCCTGGACGACGACCACACCCCGCTGGTCGTCGTCAACATCGGCAAGCCGGGCGAGGACGCCTGGTTCCCGCGCTCCCCGCGCCTGGCGTACGACGAGGTCGTCACCACCGTCTGA
- a CDS encoding DUF1707 SHOCT-like domain-containing protein produces MDLQKQTAAPTPAAELRASDADRDRIADMLREALAEGRLTADEHAERVEGVLAAKTVGELEAFVRDLPAAHERRAAPASAPSRPTAGAIPADPDDNVVAVFSSAVRRGRWRAGRRIHAYAVFGTVEIDLTEALFEYQQVVIKAISVFGNIEVRVPENVSLRGTGGAVLGNFEVDALDSPQSDAPVVYVDGWAVLGNIEGRPKRGKLVADILDRVQHKVDKSLRKHLDR; encoded by the coding sequence GTGGACCTTCAGAAGCAGACCGCCGCACCCACGCCGGCCGCCGAGTTGCGCGCCTCCGACGCCGACCGTGACCGTATCGCCGACATGCTCCGCGAGGCCCTCGCGGAGGGCCGGCTGACCGCTGACGAGCACGCCGAGCGCGTCGAGGGCGTACTGGCCGCCAAGACGGTCGGCGAACTGGAGGCGTTCGTCCGGGACCTGCCCGCCGCGCACGAGCGCCGCGCGGCCCCCGCCTCCGCCCCCAGCCGGCCCACCGCCGGCGCGATACCCGCCGACCCCGACGACAACGTGGTCGCGGTCTTCAGCAGCGCCGTCCGCAGGGGCCGTTGGCGCGCGGGCCGCCGTATCCACGCGTACGCGGTCTTCGGCACCGTCGAGATCGACCTCACCGAGGCGCTCTTCGAGTACCAGCAGGTCGTGATCAAGGCGATCTCGGTCTTCGGCAACATCGAGGTCCGCGTCCCGGAGAACGTCTCGCTGCGCGGCACCGGCGGCGCGGTGCTCGGCAACTTCGAGGTGGACGCGCTCGATTCGCCCCAGTCCGACGCGCCCGTGGTCTACGTCGACGGATGGGCGGTGCTGGGCAACATCGAAGGCCGGCCGAAGCGGGGCAAGCTCGTCGCGGACATTCTCGATCGGGTTCAGCACAAGGTCGACAAGAGTTTGCGCAAACACCTGGACCGTTGA
- a CDS encoding exodeoxyribonuclease VII small subunit translates to MTSRTDEALGYEQARDELIDVVRRLEAGGTTLEESLALWERGEELAKVCRRWLEGARARLDAALAEEEESPDEK, encoded by the coding sequence ATGACGAGCAGGACGGACGAGGCGCTCGGGTACGAGCAGGCCCGCGACGAGCTGATCGATGTCGTACGGCGTCTGGAGGCGGGGGGTACGACGCTGGAGGAGTCCCTCGCCCTCTGGGAGCGCGGCGAGGAGCTGGCCAAGGTGTGCCGACGCTGGCTGGAGGGTGCGCGGGCGCGGCTCGACGCGGCGCTGGCCGAGGAGGAGGAGTCCCCGGACGAGAAGTGA